GAGTTTTCCCCACAGGGCATCCGTCATTTCGATTCTGTGCCCGATGAAAGCGCATATCATTTCCATTTCGTGATGTTCGGAAATCACCATAATCTTGTCGCCTTCCTCGATAACCGACTTCGGATGCGCCATTTCTATCTCCGAGGTTTTCTTGTGCATAATTCTCGATACAAGGAAATCGTGCTTGTCGAGCAACAGTTTTACGTGTGCTATGTCGAGTCCGTAAACGCTGGGGTTCGATACTTCTATGGAATACACCAATGCCTCCTTGCCCTGTGCCTTCTCCCGGTCTTCAATGCGCTGCGATTCCTCGTCCACCTTCACTCTCAACACCCACTTCAGGCAGCCCGTTGTGAGTATCAGTCCGAGAATGGCCACCGGATAAGCCAGTGCATAACCGATACCGATGTCAGACGAAATGCTGCCCGATATTCCCTTTGCCGCTTCCTGCGCCGCACCGAGCGAAGGCGTATTCGTAACGGCTCCGGCCAATATGCCCACCATCGTGTCTATCGGAGTGCACGAAAGAGAGAAGATGAGATAGGTCATCAGGAGTGCCAGTCCGATGGAAAGGAGCGAGAGAAGATTGAGCTGGACACCTCCCTGCTTGAACGTTGAGAAGAATCCTGGCCCCACTATCATTCCGATACCGAAGATGAAGAGCACCATACCGCTTTCTTTCACGAATGAGAGCACCATCGGGTCGATCTGCAAGCCGAGGTGTCCGGCGAGAATGCCTGAGAACAACACCCAAGTAACGCCCAGCGAGAATCCTCCCACCTTGATTTTGCTCAGCAGAATGCCGACCGTAATGACAAGTGCCAGTACGAAGATAGACTGTCCGATTCCGGGTGTGGTAAGCAAACTTACGATTCCGTCCATAAGATAAGTTTTTTGCAGGATGCCCTGCATCCAAGTTTTTTATTGTAAAGCATCTTCCCCGTCCGTTCACTTCCGTGCCGTCGGCAGGGGGATTGATTAACGGTGCAAAGGTACAACAAACTTCTTATTCCAATCCCTTTTTCTCATTAATTATTTCTATGAGAGCGAAGAATGTCAATGCCTCTGGCAATGTCGGAGCATCAACAACGGCAGTTCTTGCTAAATAATTCCCCTCCATACACTTGCCGTTTGAAATAAAGTTTACGATATATTCTCGCTTTCGCTATCATTTGCTCTTTAATCTTTTGCCCTCTTAAAAGAAAAGCATTATATTTGCATTCGATTAATACATAATAGCCTATGAACAGGTAAAACAGAAAAAGACATAATAGATAGAAAGCGTTAGCTTGCATTCTTGTTCTTGAAATTCGCCA
The Prevotella sp. HUN102 genome window above contains:
- a CDS encoding TrkA C-terminal domain-containing protein → MDGIVSLLTTPGIGQSIFVLALVITVGILLSKIKVGGFSLGVTWVLFSGILAGHLGLQIDPMVLSFVKESGMVLFIFGIGMIVGPGFFSTFKQGGVQLNLLSLLSIGLALLMTYLIFSLSCTPIDTMVGILAGAVTNTPSLGAAQEAAKGISGSISSDIGIGYALAYPVAILGLILTTGCLKWVLRVKVDEESQRIEDREKAQGKEALVYSIEVSNPSVYGLDIAHVKLLLDKHDFLVSRIMHKKTSEIEMAHPKSVIEEGDKIMVISEHHEMEMICAFIGHRIEMTDALWGKLDRRLISKRCLVTQGTVNGKSIEELKFRSIYHVNISRVLRAGVHLIGKPDLLLQTGDTVVLVGEEENVKRVEKILGNSVSTLKKPNLMVLSVVILIGILVGSIEFPLGNMPMPAKLGFSGGTLVVAILISNFGTGSV